From Anabaena sphaerica FACHB-251, one genomic window encodes:
- a CDS encoding CVNH domain-containing protein — MRLTIKFGWILLATTLPISAFIKSAEASSTYFNSCTNEAVRKGGNTGAALFADCQTTTGSTTRAEIDLDGINNINGRLEFSNAQDAYRSTFLESCSQARVVRGVLYAICKDEAGNDRISRLTLESIDNDSGLLRYRDSRYCCVPQTSAGTTDVPDINVDEFGNNLIPRLPGAIRFLTTDQREQLRILQELE, encoded by the coding sequence ATGAGATTAACTATCAAATTTGGTTGGATTTTATTGGCTACTACCTTACCAATCTCGGCTTTCATCAAATCAGCTGAAGCTAGCAGTACATATTTTAATAGTTGTACAAATGAGGCGGTACGTAAAGGAGGTAATACGGGTGCGGCGCTATTCGCAGATTGTCAAACTACTACTGGAAGCACTACAAGAGCCGAAATCGATTTAGATGGAATCAATAATATTAACGGTAGATTAGAGTTCAGTAATGCACAAGATGCTTATCGCAGTACATTTTTAGAAAGCTGTTCGCAAGCCAGAGTTGTCAGAGGTGTTTTATATGCTATCTGCAAGGATGAAGCCGGAAACGACAGAATTTCTCGGCTGACACTGGAGAGTATTGACAATGATTCTGGGCTTTTACGGTACAGGGATTCTCGATATTGCTGCGTTCCCCAAACTTCCGCAGGTACAACCGATGTTCCTGATATTAACGTTGATGAATTTGGCAATAACTTGATACCTCGTCTACCAGGGGCTATAAGGTTTCTAACTACAGATCAGAGAGAACAATTGCGTATTCTCCAAGAATTAGAATAA
- a CDS encoding chromophore lyase CpcT/CpeT has product MKKVRAYYLTVLLTMLALPDRAVAVAPPISQQVQQVAQWFTGLFDNTKQVDSNPATPAITMSNCSVELTDNRLFANAQNIYLEQKSDAFERIRFYSFSEGTSGVNLSIRSFVDNTPLRSLCNQPKQQRIIDTSNIGNLSCDLSLIWDNNRYIGNNSPNGCVISFGGKVVSSVVFFENGVDSLDQIFSANDVLLVSTPIEFRRTTSIPEPSFILGIIALGVWGSASLVSKQANYKYFLSTNKK; this is encoded by the coding sequence ATGAAAAAAGTGAGAGCATATTATTTAACAGTTTTACTAACGATGTTAGCACTTCCTGATCGTGCTGTTGCAGTTGCCCCACCAATTTCACAACAAGTACAGCAAGTAGCACAGTGGTTTACAGGGTTATTTGATAATACAAAACAGGTAGACAGCAACCCAGCGACTCCTGCGATTACGATGTCTAACTGTAGCGTAGAGTTAACAGACAATAGGTTATTTGCTAATGCACAGAATATTTATTTAGAACAAAAAAGTGATGCTTTTGAACGTATTAGGTTCTATTCTTTTAGTGAAGGAACTTCTGGAGTAAATCTGAGTATTCGTAGTTTTGTTGATAATACCCCGCTTAGGAGTTTATGTAATCAGCCAAAACAACAGCGAATTATTGATACTAGCAATATAGGTAATTTAAGTTGTGACCTTTCGTTAATTTGGGATAATAATCGCTACATAGGCAACAATAGCCCAAATGGATGTGTAATAAGTTTTGGCGGTAAGGTCGTTTCTAGTGTGGTGTTTTTTGAAAATGGTGTTGATTCATTGGATCAGATTTTTAGTGCCAATGACGTTTTGTTGGTCAGTACACCAATTGAGTTTCGTCGGACTACATCTATTCCTGAACCATCTTTTATCTTGGGAATTATAGCTCTTGGTGTTTGGGGAAGTGCTTCGCTTGTTTCAAAGCAAGCAAATTATAAATATTTTTTAAGTACAAATAAAAAATAG
- a CDS encoding peptidoglycan-binding domain-containing protein, with amino-acid sequence MAVDGVFGSETLTRLKSYQAKKGLIVDGIAGRETFSNLALSSLSKNLKEQDLEIEIGLGEPEQYGKLQLINDTPYMAIVLLYESGNKYSSKYAHIPACSKRTLLNTYSSSWEISYNDSRKFSLGDKADKKNDVFEVKLSQLKEEDTQLCEYDNLAASKLKAVNVSLNPINEILMFPRKLDIDTVFKRDFNKLIGNFEGQFEELGEKALKKSKDVLKTLKEEILKFRSYLSGEDIKLLYTTSEDIVQRTDAFVARYIAKDGAINNENKFLYIEAAIELRKIVEAGELDLDSSDVLKKIRNVLAELQEKCPEIQIDVELSDKLIMSMIDYFKTNKNISYKLISLLPKDSPNQSSSILKNAKSLRSMSSWCQWLKSQHPILFYTRNQSQTIPKKCI; translated from the coding sequence ATTGCTGTTGATGGTGTGTTTGGTTCTGAAACTCTAACCAGACTGAAATCTTACCAAGCTAAAAAAGGTCTGATAGTTGATGGTATCGCTGGACGTGAAACCTTTTCAAATTTGGCATTGTCCAGCTTGTCAAAAAATTTAAAAGAGCAAGATTTAGAAATTGAAATAGGGCTGGGTGAGCCAGAGCAATATGGTAAGTTACAGTTGATTAATGATACCCCCTACATGGCGATTGTTCTTCTTTATGAGTCTGGCAACAAGTATTCTTCTAAATACGCACATATTCCGGCTTGTTCCAAGAGAACACTTCTTAACACCTACAGTAGTTCGTGGGAAATTAGCTATAACGACAGTAGAAAGTTTTCTCTTGGTGATAAAGCCGATAAGAAGAATGATGTGTTTGAAGTTAAGCTATCTCAGCTAAAGGAAGAGGATACACAACTTTGTGAGTACGATAATTTAGCAGCTTCGAAATTAAAAGCAGTTAATGTTTCTTTAAATCCCATAAACGAGATATTGATGTTTCCACGTAAATTAGATATTGATACAGTTTTTAAACGTGATTTTAATAAGTTAATAGGTAATTTTGAAGGACAATTTGAAGAATTAGGAGAAAAAGCACTCAAAAAATCTAAGGATGTATTAAAAACGTTGAAAGAAGAAATCTTAAAATTCAGGTCATATTTGTCTGGAGAAGATATAAAACTTTTATATACTACAAGCGAAGATATTGTTCAAAGAACAGATGCATTTGTAGCTCGTTATATAGCAAAAGATGGTGCTATAAATAACGAAAATAAATTTTTGTATATAGAAGCAGCAATTGAATTAAGAAAGATCGTAGAGGCGGGTGAATTAGATTTAGATAGTTCTGATGTGCTAAAAAAAATAAGAAATGTTTTAGCAGAACTGCAAGAAAAATGCCCCGAAATTCAAATTGATGTAGAACTAAGCGATAAGTTGATTATGAGTATGATAGACTATTTTAAAACGAATAAAAATATTTCTTATAAACTAATTTCTCTTTTACCTAAAGATAGTCCAAATCAATCTTCATCGATTTTAAAAAATGCTAAATCTCTGAGGTCAATGTCAAGTTGGTGCCAATGGTTAAAAAGTCAGCATCCAATTTTGTTTTATACTAGAAATCAATCTCAGACAATCCCTAAAAAGTGCATTTAA
- a CDS encoding NB-ARC domain-containing protein — translation MKQQANKRRRGVILTLKGWDKFQAAKTQAEFDENAGDSFSLEELSDRTQLALHTISRIIGRLEPVDKSSLQSAFAAFKLELCQDDYTRPQPPDELEIRHTNPQYDWGEAPDVSIFFGRSQELVKIREWILEEKSRLISILGIGGIGKSTLAAKVGLKIQAEFEVVVWRSLQNAPPAEEILNSILQFLLWVFREEIVIPDSFDGKLTKLMECLINHRCLIILDNLETILSDGGQTGQYRPGYENYSQLFKRLSATPHQSCILLTSRVKLKELIPLEGDKARVKTLLLPGLNTQEGQKIFQHKGQFTGTETEWQLLIKHYGGNPLALKMVAAGTQEIFNGNITPVLEYMEQGTIIFDDINDLLECQFQRLTLVEEEVMYWLAINREPVSLKELTEDIITSNSKRQLPSVVNSLLQKSLIEKSGDSFFLQPVITEYTTQRFVENIFQELIAETSDNLRLFRLHALIKATAKDYIRQTQQQLIIQPVIEQLLTELGNKNKLAAKLQTIIEQQRHQNELFTGYAVGNIINLLAYININLQGYDFSDLAIRQADLQGVNLVGVNFQNTAFDKSVFAKSLKSIYSLALSPDGKLLATGDMDGQIHLWQIADGKNLLTFKGHEGIIWTVAFSPNGQTLASGGHDGLIKLWDIQTGKCLKIFDEHTGIVWSVSFSPDGQTLASGSQDNSIRSWDIYLGKCLKILHGHISAVCSVRFNRDGSILASGSDDCDIRLWDISKGICIKILSGHDGKICSVRFSPDGKTLASGSSDCSVRLWDVSEGVCIRTFHGHKNWVWSVCFSSDGQTIATSSNDTSIRLWNVQQGTCLKILQGHTSEVYSVVFSPDDQILFSVSRDSRLRFWDVSKGVCVRTLQGHSSGAHFVSFHPDNCLLATSSCDGLVQLWDVESGSSTKTLPGHTDWVWSVSFSPNGSILASGSDDKSIKLWDVISGDCITTLYGHSSGVTSVSFSPDSQTLVSASRDKSVKFWDIHNHKCIKTLTGHTGEIWSVSFSPDGKTLATASQDCLVKVWDVVEGKCIATLSGNTDAVWSVSFSPDGKMLASGSIDGLIRLWDTSNFTCVKVLPGHTSTVWSVCFSPDGCILALASSDQTIRLWDISDFTCLKVLDTYSSGVCSISFNSFGSILVHASQDGGIKFWDMETFEYMKTLKVDRLYEGMNIRGVSGLTAAQRSALLSLGAVESLG, via the coding sequence ATGAAACAGCAAGCAAACAAACGCAGAAGAGGTGTAATTCTTACCCTCAAAGGTTGGGATAAATTCCAAGCTGCAAAAACTCAAGCCGAGTTTGACGAAAATGCTGGAGATAGCTTTTCATTAGAAGAACTGAGCGATCGCACACAATTAGCATTACACACCATATCTAGAATTATTGGACGTTTAGAACCGGTAGATAAAAGTTCTTTACAATCTGCCTTTGCCGCCTTTAAATTAGAACTATGTCAAGATGACTATACTAGACCTCAACCCCCTGATGAATTAGAAATCAGACACACAAACCCTCAATATGATTGGGGAGAAGCACCAGATGTATCCATATTTTTTGGACGTTCTCAGGAATTAGTCAAAATACGAGAATGGATATTAGAAGAAAAAAGTCGTTTAATATCAATTTTGGGAATTGGTGGTATTGGTAAAAGCACCTTAGCCGCCAAAGTAGGTTTAAAAATTCAAGCAGAATTTGAAGTAGTAGTGTGGCGAAGTCTGCAAAATGCACCACCAGCAGAAGAAATTTTAAATAGTATATTGCAGTTTTTACTATGGGTATTTCGAGAAGAAATCGTCATACCTGATAGCTTTGATGGCAAATTAACCAAGTTAATGGAATGTTTAATAAACCATCGTTGTTTAATCATATTAGACAATTTAGAAACCATTTTATCTGACGGTGGTCAAACAGGACAATATCGTCCAGGATATGAGAATTACAGTCAGCTATTCAAGCGATTGTCAGCAACACCCCATCAAAGTTGTATCCTCTTAACTTCCAGAGTAAAACTCAAAGAATTAATTCCCTTAGAAGGGGATAAAGCCAGGGTAAAAACACTACTTTTACCAGGATTAAATACCCAAGAAGGACAAAAAATATTTCAGCACAAAGGACAATTTACAGGTACAGAAACAGAATGGCAATTACTCATTAAACATTATGGTGGTAATCCCCTAGCGTTAAAAATGGTAGCTGCGGGAACTCAAGAAATTTTCAATGGTAATATTACCCCTGTATTAGAATATATGGAACAGGGAACAATAATTTTTGATGACATCAACGATTTACTAGAATGTCAATTCCAACGGTTAACACTGGTAGAAGAAGAAGTAATGTACTGGTTAGCAATTAATCGTGAACCAGTATCTTTAAAAGAATTGACAGAGGATATAATTACATCAAATTCTAAACGTCAATTACCATCAGTAGTTAACTCTTTACTACAAAAATCATTGATAGAGAAAAGTGGCGATAGCTTCTTTCTGCAACCAGTAATCACGGAATATACGACACAGCGATTTGTAGAAAATATTTTTCAAGAATTAATAGCAGAAACATCAGATAATTTACGTTTATTCCGTCTTCATGCCCTCATCAAAGCTACAGCCAAAGACTACATCCGACAAACCCAACAGCAATTAATTATTCAACCAGTAATTGAGCAACTATTAACAGAATTAGGTAATAAAAATAAACTAGCAGCAAAATTACAAACTATCATCGAACAGCAACGACATCAAAATGAATTATTTACAGGCTATGCCGTAGGTAACATTATTAATTTGTTGGCATATATAAATATCAATTTACAAGGATATGACTTTTCTGATTTAGCAATTAGGCAAGCGGACTTACAAGGTGTAAATTTAGTAGGAGTGAATTTCCAAAATACTGCTTTTGATAAATCTGTATTTGCCAAAAGCTTAAAGAGTATTTATTCACTGGCCTTGAGTCCAGATGGAAAACTATTAGCTACAGGTGATATGGATGGGCAAATTCATTTATGGCAAATCGCAGATGGAAAAAACTTGTTGACATTTAAGGGGCATGAAGGGATTATTTGGACAGTTGCCTTTAGTCCAAATGGACAAACTTTAGCAAGTGGTGGTCATGACGGATTAATCAAATTGTGGGATATACAAACAGGAAAATGCCTGAAAATTTTCGATGAACACACAGGAATAGTATGGTCTGTCAGCTTTAGTCCCGATGGACAAACTTTAGCAAGTGGTAGTCAAGACAATTCAATTCGCTCGTGGGATATCTATTTAGGTAAATGTCTCAAAATACTGCATGGTCATATTAGTGCGGTATGTTCAGTCAGGTTTAATCGAGATGGTTCTATCCTCGCCAGTGGTAGTGATGACTGCGATATTCGTTTGTGGGATATCAGTAAAGGTATCTGTATAAAAATTCTGTCAGGTCATGATGGTAAAATATGTTCGGTTCGTTTCAGTCCAGATGGTAAAACTCTCGCCAGTGGGAGTAGTGACTGCTCTGTTCGGTTATGGGATGTGAGTGAAGGTGTGTGCATCAGAACATTTCACGGTCATAAAAATTGGGTGTGGTCAGTTTGCTTTAGTTCAGATGGTCAAACTATTGCTACAAGTAGTAATGACACCAGTATCAGGTTATGGAATGTGCAGCAAGGTACGTGCTTGAAAATTTTACAAGGACATACCAGTGAAGTATACTCAGTTGTTTTTAGTCCAGATGATCAAATTTTATTTAGTGTTAGTAGGGATTCTCGGTTGCGTTTTTGGGATGTAAGTAAAGGCGTGTGCGTGAGAACTTTACAGGGTCATTCCAGTGGGGCGCATTTTGTCAGTTTTCACCCTGATAATTGTCTGTTGGCGACTAGTAGTTGTGATGGTTTAGTTCAGCTATGGGATGTTGAGTCTGGGTCTTCTACTAAAACTTTACCAGGTCACACAGATTGGGTATGGTCAGTTAGCTTTAGTCCAAATGGTTCGATTTTAGCGAGTGGCAGTGATGACAAAAGCATTAAACTGTGGGATGTGATTTCTGGTGATTGTATTACAACCTTATATGGTCATAGCAGTGGAGTAACATCAGTTAGCTTTAGTCCAGATAGTCAAACCTTGGTTAGTGCTAGTAGGGACAAGAGCGTGAAGTTTTGGGATATTCACAACCATAAATGTATAAAAACATTAACAGGTCACACGGGTGAAATCTGGTCAGTTAGCTTTAGTCCAGATGGCAAAACTTTAGCTACAGCTAGTCAGGACTGCTTGGTTAAAGTGTGGGATGTGGTTGAAGGTAAATGTATAGCAACTTTGTCTGGTAACACTGATGCAGTCTGGTCAGTGAGTTTTAGTCCAGATGGTAAAATGCTGGCTAGTGGTAGTATTGATGGCTTAATTAGATTATGGGACACCAGTAACTTTACTTGCGTAAAAGTATTGCCAGGACATACTTCTACCGTCTGGTCAGTCTGTTTTAGTCCAGATGGTTGTATTTTGGCATTGGCGAGTTCTGATCAAACAATTCGCCTATGGGATATCAGTGATTTTACTTGTTTAAAGGTGTTGGATACTTATAGTAGTGGAGTATGTTCTATTTCCTTTAATTCTTTTGGTAGTATCTTGGTTCATGCTAGTCAAGATGGGGGAATTAAGTTTTGGGATATGGAAACTTTTGAGTATATGAAAACTCTGAAGGTTGATCGCCTTTATGAAGGAATGAATATCAGGGGAGTGAGTGGTTTAACAGCAGCACAGCGATCGGCTTTATTGAGTTTGGGGGCGGTGGAGAGTTTGGGGTAG
- a CDS encoding HNH endonuclease, translating to MGYPKHWKKLARDIKEKADWRCQKCGRVCLRPGEKPPENIKPRAYNLQVHHHNMNPADNRVENLICLCSGCHLGYHRGGKGNVSPGQLSLFDMSGFS from the coding sequence ATGGGATACCCAAAACACTGGAAAAAATTAGCTAGAGATATCAAAGAAAAAGCTGATTGGCGTTGTCAAAAATGCGGGCGTGTTTGCTTACGTCCTGGAGAGAAACCACCTGAAAATATTAAACCCCGTGCCTATAACCTACAAGTTCATCACCACAATATGAATCCTGCCGATAACAGGGTTGAGAACCTAATTTGCCTCTGTTCTGGATGTCATCTAGGATACCATAGAGGAGGTAAGGGTAACGTTTCTCCTGGTCAGTTGTCACTGTTTGATATGTCGGGATTTTCTTAG
- a CDS encoding acetoacetate decarboxylase family protein — protein sequence MTYPTAPWKLEGYAIQTLHLVDIKQAIPFVPSELEIVSLLPGKTLAGTYVSSYEAGSLLEYNELIVVPAFVRYQGYIGAWISHIYVDNEDSVAGGREIWGLPKEMAEFSWDNHGKLSVKQNQRELYQLSYKKDWLSLSTWWQQEFRGNAFGGLGSELLYFQNNFKSQISLLKSNLEIPQHSPFASLGLGQPWFTVNLQKLELLAGVPKLLGNEVINLSDN from the coding sequence ATGACATATCCAACTGCTCCTTGGAAACTTGAAGGCTATGCGATTCAAACCTTGCACTTAGTTGATATCAAGCAAGCTATTCCTTTTGTTCCCTCCGAATTAGAGATTGTTTCCCTTTTACCCGGTAAAACTCTGGCGGGAACTTATGTATCTTCCTATGAAGCTGGTTCTTTGTTGGAATATAATGAATTGATTGTAGTTCCGGCTTTTGTACGCTATCAAGGATATATTGGTGCTTGGATTTCCCATATTTATGTAGATAATGAAGATTCTGTGGCTGGAGGTAGGGAAATTTGGGGATTACCCAAAGAAATGGCTGAATTTAGTTGGGATAATCATGGTAAGCTTAGTGTTAAACAAAATCAACGGGAGTTATACCAATTGTCTTATAAAAAAGACTGGTTGAGCTTATCTACATGGTGGCAACAAGAATTTAGAGGTAATGCTTTCGGCGGTTTAGGTTCTGAGTTGCTATATTTTCAAAATAATTTTAAGTCTCAAATTAGCTTATTAAAATCTAATTTAGAAATTCCCCAACACAGTCCTTTTGCTTCTTTAGGTTTAGGTCAGCCTTGGTTTACTGTAAACTTACAAAAGTTAGAATTATTGGCTGGTGTACCTAAATTACTTGGTAATGAAGTCATTAATTTGAGTGATAATTGA
- a CDS encoding ATP-dependent DNA helicase, whose protein sequence is MNGINEATMLQTLPNFLTTNSFPFQFTQQQQKALDKMWTFVQPTVTAALFLLVGFAGTGKSTIVFQLVKVLVATGKKVVLTAPTNKAVGVLRRMAAENGVTNVEFFTIHQLLGLGMVTRGKEKILEQTGPSYINLFDVVFIDECSMIGKQLWHWIENVANQSSPWTQIKIILMGDPAQLNPVNERKSLSFQVANKAVLTQVVRQGIDSPLLEFVTAARYAVTQSKQPFNPFAKYLPDKSNGSLMVKRQTLLRYACKKMSKEFVHNPDCFRILSWTNAQVDFYNQQIRTYLYGKNANRFISGERLITRDPVIAPDGKTAILSTSTEFNVVDVLAERYNNYDAWRLKVETDEGIVRQIYVLHEDEEKRFKQETQRFLRSAKRNPFLWKQYYKHLEQFANIRNCFALTVHNSQGSTFLEAGIDGQDLSKRLNPERGDDNKSILAKIKEFNRLYYVASSRARQRILVIR, encoded by the coding sequence ATGAATGGAATTAACGAAGCAACTATGCTACAAACACTTCCTAATTTCCTAACCACAAATTCTTTTCCATTTCAATTTACTCAACAGCAGCAAAAAGCCTTAGATAAAATGTGGACTTTTGTACAACCAACTGTTACTGCTGCTTTATTTCTGTTAGTAGGATTTGCCGGAACAGGAAAATCAACAATAGTTTTTCAACTTGTAAAAGTGCTGGTAGCTACAGGTAAAAAAGTTGTGTTAACTGCACCCACAAATAAAGCAGTAGGTGTACTACGACGGATGGCGGCAGAAAATGGAGTAACTAACGTAGAATTCTTTACAATTCACCAATTACTAGGATTAGGAATGGTGACTAGAGGTAAAGAGAAAATACTTGAACAGACTGGACCATCCTACATCAATTTATTTGATGTTGTCTTTATTGATGAATGTTCCATGATTGGCAAACAACTGTGGCACTGGATTGAAAATGTTGCTAATCAATCATCACCCTGGACACAAATCAAAATTATTCTCATGGGTGATCCTGCACAATTAAATCCAGTTAATGAAAGAAAATCTCTCAGTTTTCAAGTAGCAAATAAAGCAGTATTAACTCAAGTTGTCCGCCAAGGAATTGATAGTCCTTTATTAGAGTTTGTTACTGCTGCTCGCTATGCAGTTACTCAAAGTAAACAACCATTTAATCCCTTTGCTAAATATTTACCTGATAAAAGTAATGGTTCGCTCATGGTAAAACGTCAAACTTTGCTGCGGTATGCGTGCAAAAAGATGTCTAAAGAGTTTGTGCATAATCCAGATTGTTTCCGTATTTTATCATGGACGAATGCCCAAGTTGACTTTTATAATCAACAAATTCGTACATATTTGTATGGGAAGAATGCCAACAGATTTATTTCTGGAGAAAGATTGATTACTAGAGATCCGGTGATAGCGCCTGATGGTAAAACTGCCATTCTTTCTACATCTACAGAATTTAATGTTGTAGATGTGTTGGCAGAACGTTATAACAATTATGATGCTTGGAGATTGAAAGTAGAAACAGATGAAGGAATTGTACGTCAAATCTACGTTTTACATGAAGATGAAGAGAAACGATTTAAACAAGAAACGCAACGTTTCTTGAGAAGTGCCAAACGCAATCCTTTTCTGTGGAAGCAATACTATAAACATTTAGAGCAGTTTGCTAATATCAGAAATTGCTTTGCATTAACTGTTCATAATAGTCAAGGTAGCACTTTCTTAGAAGCAGGTATTGATGGACAAGATTTAAGTAAGCGATTGAATCCAGAACGGGGAGATGATAATAAATCAATTCTAGCTAAAATTAAGGAGTTTAATCGCTTGTATTATGTTGCTAGTTCACGAGCTAGACAGCGTATTTTGGTAATTCGGTAA
- a CDS encoding SAM-dependent methyltransferase, translating to MKLKEVVPWGRTLQEYKLMFNLSDTDLNKKILGCGDGPASFNAEMTELGYSVISIDPIYEFSEDQIRQRVQETYEPIISQVKQNAARYVWNNFHNAQQLGDARLAAMEKFLLDYETGRKAGRYLSQSLPKLEFGDNQFELCVCSHLLFLYSEQLSLDFHIASIYELLRIAKEVRIFPLLKLDCEPSPYLDAVFNLFSSQQLNIEIQPVGYEFQKGGNQMLKIHR from the coding sequence ATGAAATTAAAAGAAGTTGTACCTTGGGGTAGAACATTACAAGAGTATAAGCTAATGTTTAATTTATCGGACACAGACCTAAACAAGAAAATTCTGGGTTGTGGTGATGGTCCAGCCAGCTTCAACGCTGAAATGACAGAACTGGGATATTCAGTTATTTCTATTGACCCCATTTATGAGTTTTCTGAAGACCAAATTAGACAACGAGTTCAAGAAACTTATGAACCAATTATATCCCAGGTAAAACAAAATGCAGCCCGCTATGTTTGGAATAATTTTCATAATGCACAACAACTTGGTGACGCTCGTCTTGCAGCAATGGAGAAATTTTTATTGGACTATGAAACTGGGAGAAAAGCAGGACGTTATTTATCACAATCTTTACCCAAATTAGAATTTGGTGATAATCAATTTGAATTATGCGTTTGTTCTCATTTACTCTTTCTTTATTCCGAACAACTATCTCTAGATTTTCACATTGCATCTATTTATGAACTCTTGAGAATCGCAAAAGAAGTGAGAATTTTTCCCTTGTTGAAACTTGATTGTGAACCATCACCTTATCTTGATGCAGTGTTTAATCTCTTTTCTAGTCAACAGTTAAACATCGAAATACAACCCGTTGGTTATGAATTTCAAAAAGGTGGAAATCAAATGTTGAAAATCCATAGATAA